ttatgtatttaaatacaaaatattagtaaccgtattccactacaattactattttaatttatgtttGCTACATTccaaaagtgttttgattactgaagagattaatttgcattttattgtcatttgtttaatttaatatttagttctttcagatggaaaacatttatacatataaatgatccaaagtgcatttgaacagcggtgaaacactttcttatgatgtgtgacattcatacgagcagacagagaagtacgtttggagtaagtttggagcagaagaaatagaattaaaccttgtgtaaattgttagctttatgctaagctaaactCATGTTGGGGTCTGGGTATGTTAGTgcgtattgatgctgactattaCCAAtgtagtcgcaagttcgaatccagggcgtgctgagtgactccagccaggtctccttagcaaccaaattggcccggttgctagggagggtagagtcacatggggtaacctcctcgtggtggtgattagtggttctctcaatggggcgtgtggtgagttgtgtgtggatcgtggagagtagcatgagcctccacatgctgtgagtctccggtgtcatgcacaacgagtcacgtgataagatgcgcggattggcggtctcaggagcggaggcaactgagacttgttttGCTCATTTGGAGCtcatgaggtgagtaaccgcgccaccatgaggacctactaagtagtgggaattgggtgttccaaattgggagaaaagggggatacaaataaataaataaataaataaatcataatttctttatgattcatgtgtattttgtcttactgtacagagtttttatagtcaaaacaagtgacaaaTCTACCGGAAGTAAtctaaagtatttagattacattactgagcttgagtaatctaacggaatatgctacaaatgacattttacagcatgtaatctgtaatctgtagtggaatacatttcaaaagtaaccctcacaacaaTCATCGATTCAGTGACTCACTCTTAACACAAGACGTTCATTTGTCTCCACCTACTGCCGTAAAAATGCAACTTGCAGAAATAGCGACTAAACGAATCCAGTTGGTGAATGTATTCAAAAGACTCGACTCACCAAGATGAATCAGAAACACCAACTTGAATTCCTTAACCTGCATTAttgaaaaatgttatatttattcattattaaatcTCTTTTGAGGAACACCTGTATGCTTTCAGAATTGCATTGAAACTTTCTTTCCTTATCTGCAGATGAAGATTCGAATATAATTTACTCCAAGCGACTACGGAGTGAACGGCCCACCGTTGATTTCAATGTTTCAAGTGAGATCAATCACAAGTTATTGGATGGAGAAACATGGAAATGCAAAAAGGAAGTTTCCAAAAAACCAAGTGTGCAACTTGCATCAGCTAACATTGACATACTTGACACCATAAACATGATTGACACATACGACAGACCGAAAAATACCAAAAAAGAAGGCCGCTATGCTGGAGCTGGAAGATATATAGAAGGTTTTGAAGACAAACCAGGAAAGAGAATTCCCAAATTTGGAGCTCATGCAGAAGCAGGAGTGGGTCGTGCCCGCGCTGAACTCAGCGTGTTAGAGGCAGAAGCCAAGGGTCCCAATGCCATGGCTGGTGCTGAAGCAAGCGTGCTTGGAGTTGGAGCGATGGCACGGGCTGAGATTGGCAGCACATTGGCCAAAGCCGGCCCACTTGGTGTTAAACTGGGTCTCGGAGTCGACACTGGCGCATCTATTGGTGTGGGTGGGTTGGAGGCAAAATTCCTGGGAACTGGAATCTCAATTGGTCCAAAAACCAGTGTATCTCTTTTGGGTTCGGAAGTTGAATGTTCTGTCATGTAGACATGTTGATTATCTCTGAATGCTTTCACGTTGGCACAGCCGCTGGCCACGTATTTAAATGTCCAATCTCGCAGTTGTCAATATTAGCAACTGGtcaataattcaataattaaaCGCTTTCTCGCATTTATGTGTATAATTGACTCAAGTGTCTAAATAAATACTTGTACACCAACATTTGTTCACTGACAGCACAACAGTGTAAATGCAAAGCAGGAACTTTTATGaataaatgcatgtgtgtgtaataATTCACATCTGGATCCCTTTCATTTACTTTTGATTTCATTTTGTCTTGCTTTTCAAATGTTTGTGTAAGATGTGAAATGGGGTACTTTCTGTAAACCAGACTCCTCCCCAATCACAGAGAAACTGCTGGATGATGACTCAGAATTGAAGAAGATCCGAGAGACTGCTCAAGTGTTGCTggaccaaaatatatttttaaacatgttaCAAGATTTTC
This DNA window, taken from Xyrauchen texanus isolate HMW12.3.18 chromosome 5, RBS_HiC_50CHRs, whole genome shotgun sequence, encodes the following:
- the LOC127644301 gene encoding uncharacterized protein LOC127644301, whose product is MSRRREDNEDSNIIYSKRLRSERPTVDFNVSSEINHKLLDGETWKCKKEVSKKPSVQLASANIDILDTINMIDTYDRPKNTKKEGRYAGAGRYIEGFEDKPGKRIPKFGAHAEAGVGRARAELSVLEAEAKGPNAMAGAEASVLGVGAMARAEIGSTLAKAGPLGVKLGLGVDTGASIGVGGLEAKFLGTGISIGPKTSVSLLGSEVECSVM